The following are encoded in a window of Megalops cyprinoides isolate fMegCyp1 chromosome 16, fMegCyp1.pri, whole genome shotgun sequence genomic DNA:
- the LOC118791272 gene encoding tumor necrosis factor receptor superfamily member 27-like: MDPGVTAALLMVCCCVLVTADPSCDQAQFLHPNGSCVDCPTCGPGEQLTEDCGYGDGGEGRCVACGEGEFSAEEGLAPCWQCTQCSLLNRQERAPCSATSNAQCGGCLGGFYEMRRKSGEMEPLCMPCYSPTGRARKECLPRTPQHMAEGEEPVPASMALIGSASAASAFLLVLLLWVFLLTVERLKQGRKGVTDPGSFSGPRPAETLHTLLPCVPPCAAPSRDRQPDQWAHEKETHSPSIVINLTTNIKSSSEGGDRDSEWEGHEGPGPTPQPQISLEENLEMLDYDTVQDLSLLLDAGGRGDGMRRLGRALGVPPEVLNNLHGFQDLFQYLRTSTYTLLPLLAQAAASLPRPDLVSRIHHGLVATHSLHNTCTSP, encoded by the exons ATGGATCCTGGTGTCACTGCAGCTCTCCTGATG GTGTGCTGCTGCGTGCTGGTGACGGCTGACCCCAGCTGCGACCAGGCACAGTTCCTGCACCCCAACGGCAGCTGTGTGGACTGCCCCACGTGTGGCCCGGGGGAGCAGCTCACGGAG GACTGTGGCTATGGCGATGGGGGAGAGGGGCGCTGTGTGGCGTGCGGGGAGGGGGAGTTCAGCGCGGAGGAGGGGCTGGCACCCTGCTGGCAGTGTACCCAGTGCTCCCTGCTGAACCGACAGGAGCGGGCGCCCTGCTCAGCCACGAGCAATGCGCAGTGCGGGGGCTGCCTGGGAGG GTTTTACGAGATGAGAAGAAAGAGCGGGGAGATGGAGCCCCTGTGTATGCCCTGCTACAGTCCCACAGGGAGGGCCCGAAAAGAGTGCTTACCCCGCACCCCACAACATATGGCTGAAG GGGAGGAGCCAGTCCCAGCGTCTATGGCTTTGATTGGTTCAGCATCGGCTGCCTCTGCCTTCCTTCTGGTGCTCTTGCTGTGGGTCTTCTTACTGACTGTGGAGAGACTCA AGCAGGGACGCAAGGGAGTCACTGACCCCGGCAGCTTCTCTGGACCCCGACCAGCCGAAACACTTCACACGCTTCTCCCCTGTGTCCCGCCCTGTGCCGCGCCCAGCCGGGACAGACAGCCCGACCAGTGGGCTCATG AAAAAGAGACGCATTCCCCCTCCATCGTCATCAATCTGACCACAAACATCAAGTCCTCCAGCGAAGGCGGGGACAGAGACAGCGAGTGGGAGGGACATGAGGGCCCAGGCCCCACCCCTCAGCCCCAGATCTCTCTGGAGGAG AATCTGGAGATGCTGGACTATGACACCGTGCAGgacctgtctctgctgctggacGCGGGCGGCCGTGGGGACGGCATGAGGAGGCTGGGCCGCGCCCTGGGCGTCCCTCCGGAGGTCCTCAACAACCTGCACGGCTTCCAGGACCTCTTCCAGTACCTGCGCACCTCCACGTACACGCTGCTGCCCCTGCTGGCACAGGCCGCCGcctccctgccccgccccgACCTCGTCTCCAGGATACACCACGGCCTGGTGGCCACGCACAGCCTCCACAACACCTGTACCTCGCCCTGA